The proteins below come from a single Acidobacteriota bacterium genomic window:
- a CDS encoding aminotransferase class V-fold PLP-dependent enzyme has translation MAPKLSSDRRTFVKWAVALPLFGQIAAQDVFGKTQTGIRKLTGNRIPTYQDLGVRTLINARGTWTYLSASLELPEVKQAQLEAAKHFVDIVELQHAVGRRLAELSGAESGMVTSGAAGAMASATAGCIAGTDPQKIWQLPDTTGMKDQVIMFGGRTAFDSAIRLAGGKLVVAHSHEELQNAMNNMTAMVYTTALGDELKKALEITKRAGVPLLLDDAAGIPPISNLKLYSQMGCDLYCFSGGKGLLGPQCSGLLIGRKDLIEAALANTNPWEGAVCRPMKVGKEEIMGCLAAVEAWTKLDTDILYRQWDARVKRIAKLIETVPGVKTTIYVPKGGNRYPTLRVTWDQETWKFSVQDCAKKLSEGEPRIEVLTASNPSGVLARLNKNFTEPGAENHLEIISMSLQRGEDLIVGKRLREVLTAARKSA, from the coding sequence ATGGCCCCGAAGTTATCGTCTGACCGGCGAACATTCGTCAAGTGGGCGGTAGCGTTGCCCTTGTTTGGGCAGATCGCAGCCCAGGATGTGTTTGGCAAGACACAGACCGGCATCAGAAAATTAACGGGAAACCGGATACCGACTTACCAAGACCTTGGTGTCCGAACTCTTATCAACGCGCGCGGTACATGGACCTATCTCAGCGCCAGCCTGGAACTCCCCGAGGTGAAACAAGCCCAGTTGGAGGCAGCAAAGCATTTTGTCGATATCGTTGAGCTCCAGCATGCAGTGGGCCGACGGCTGGCGGAGCTCTCAGGTGCGGAATCCGGCATGGTCACTTCAGGCGCTGCCGGCGCCATGGCTTCGGCTACAGCTGGCTGCATTGCCGGAACTGACCCGCAAAAGATCTGGCAACTGCCTGACACGACGGGCATGAAAGATCAGGTCATCATGTTCGGCGGCCGCACTGCTTTCGACAGTGCAATTCGGCTGGCGGGTGGCAAGCTGGTGGTTGCCCATTCCCATGAAGAGCTGCAGAACGCGATGAACAACATGACAGCCATGGTTTACACAACTGCTTTGGGCGACGAACTGAAGAAAGCATTGGAAATCACCAAGCGGGCTGGTGTGCCTCTGCTACTGGACGATGCCGCCGGCATTCCGCCTATCTCGAATTTGAAGCTTTATTCCCAGATGGGCTGCGATCTCTATTGCTTCAGCGGCGGCAAGGGCCTGCTCGGCCCGCAATGTTCCGGGCTGCTGATCGGGCGGAAAGATTTGATTGAGGCAGCGCTGGCCAACACGAACCCGTGGGAAGGAGCCGTGTGCCGGCCCATGAAGGTGGGGAAGGAAGAAATCATGGGCTGCCTGGCGGCCGTGGAGGCGTGGACAAAATTGGATACTGACATCCTCTATCGGCAGTGGGACGCCCGGGTCAAAAGGATTGCCAAGTTGATAGAGACCGTGCCCGGCGTCAAGACCACTATCTACGTGCCCAAGGGCGGTAACCGCTATCCCACCCTGAGAGTCACGTGGGACCAGGAAACCTGGAAATTCAGTGTGCAGGACTGCGCGAAAAAACTAAGCGAAGGAGAGCCCAGAATTGAAGTCCTGACGGCCAGTAATCCGAGCGGAGTGCTGGCCCGGCTTAATAAGAACTTCACGGAGCCCGGCGCTGAAAACCACCTCGAGATTATTTCAATGAGCCTTCAGCGAGGAGAAGACCTCATCGTTGGCAAACGGCTGCGGGAGGTCCTGACTGCGGCGCGCAAATCCGCCTGA
- a CDS encoding mandelate racemase/muconate lactonizing enzyme family protein: MFKDDAMRINRRGVLKTSAAMLGGALLGSEAGAEAQIQQNVKTNSSPSSLKITDLRVATVVKPGPSPCPIIRIDTNQGVYGLGEVRDGASATYALMLKSRILGEDPLRLDYLFQKIQQFGGDARQAGGVVSIEMALWDIAGKVYNVPIYQMLGGKWRDEIRIYADTTESKDPKIYAQRMKARKDEMGLTWLKMDLGINLVEDIPGTVTRPSGLSSWEENSQPHPFVATEVTDKGIEKLSEFVAAVREAVGMEIPLSMDHLGHIGVKSCIRLGQAYEKFNLSWIEDVIPWFYTDLLKRITDESPTPTLTGEDIYREEDFETLCVNHAVDKIHPDLSSSGGILRTHRIGDMAFRYGVPMAMHMAGTPIACLASVHCAAATRNFLAMENHSLDVPWWQDLVEGIDKPIIHRGYITVPDRPGLGVTLNEDAVRQHLKPGTGFFEPTTQWNEERSWDRLWS, translated from the coding sequence TAAGACAAATTCAAGTCCATCAAGCCTGAAGATCACAGACCTTCGCGTCGCAACCGTCGTGAAACCCGGCCCAAGCCCCTGCCCCATCATACGGATTGACACCAACCAGGGCGTCTACGGGCTGGGCGAAGTACGCGACGGAGCCAGCGCAACCTATGCGCTGATGCTTAAGAGCCGCATCCTCGGCGAGGACCCTCTTCGCCTTGACTATCTGTTCCAGAAGATCCAGCAATTCGGTGGCGATGCCCGCCAGGCCGGTGGAGTAGTCTCAATCGAGATGGCACTTTGGGACATTGCAGGGAAGGTTTATAACGTTCCCATCTACCAGATGCTGGGGGGCAAATGGCGCGACGAAATCAGGATCTATGCCGACACCACCGAATCCAAGGATCCTAAAATCTACGCCCAGCGGATGAAGGCCCGTAAGGACGAGATGGGTCTGACGTGGTTAAAGATGGACCTTGGGATCAACCTCGTAGAAGATATTCCCGGTACAGTGACGCGGCCTTCCGGGCTGAGCAGTTGGGAGGAAAATTCCCAGCCGCATCCCTTCGTCGCAACAGAAGTGACCGACAAAGGTATTGAAAAATTGAGCGAATTTGTGGCGGCGGTGCGCGAGGCCGTGGGCATGGAGATTCCGCTATCAATGGACCACCTGGGCCACATCGGGGTCAAGTCTTGCATTCGCCTGGGCCAGGCTTATGAGAAGTTCAACCTTTCATGGATTGAAGATGTAATCCCCTGGTTTTACACCGATCTGCTAAAGCGCATTACCGATGAAAGCCCAACCCCGACGCTCACAGGCGAAGACATCTACCGCGAGGAAGATTTTGAAACCCTTTGCGTAAACCATGCTGTGGATAAAATTCATCCCGACCTCTCGTCGTCAGGTGGAATCCTCCGGACCCACCGAATCGGCGACATGGCTTTCAGATATGGTGTTCCGATGGCTATGCATATGGCGGGAACGCCCATTGCGTGTTTGGCCAGCGTCCACTGCGCGGCTGCCACACGGAACTTCCTCGCAATGGAAAATCATTCGCTCGATGTTCCGTGGTGGCAGGATCTTGTCGAAGGTATCGACAAGCCCATTATTCACAGAGGCTATATCACTGTTCCGGACCGGCCCGGCCTTGGCGTGACCCTCAACGAGGATGCCGTTCGACAACACCTGAAACCCGGCACAGGCTTCTTCGAGCCCACGACCCAGTGGAACGAGGAGCGATCCTGGGACCGCTTGTGGAGTTGA
- a CDS encoding dihydrodipicolinate synthase family protein: protein MAININRREFVGRIAGTALALPLLPQTGSVSPYTAPADAEKGFHGIFAILETPFTQSNAIDEEDLAREVDFCLRCGAHGLVWPQLAAEFFLLSEEERMRGAEVIIRTAARRRPVVIGVQEPYKGIAVNLARHAENKGADAIIAIPPFVGGAGLEIAADYYRSLAQAVRLPIFVQNSGSPWGPGMSTEFIIQQAREFPQLAYIKEEVSPVPHRLEAYVKSGAMKGIFSGSAGMNLLNEMSRGSSGTMPACSFIDINAQIYDLGAVGKAKEAYELFAKLLPMINLEHTYGMVFAKSVLVRRGVFKTARMRHSTGLKLDHYDEKELDFWWRRLQPYFRAYRRCTLQADLRAAVRTSRSRLPTMRSSPR, encoded by the coding sequence GTGGCCATTAATATCAACCGTCGTGAGTTTGTGGGACGTATTGCGGGGACGGCTTTGGCACTGCCACTTCTCCCACAGACAGGTTCTGTGAGCCCATACACCGCCCCTGCGGATGCGGAGAAGGGCTTCCACGGCATCTTTGCCATCCTTGAGACTCCTTTTACTCAAAGTAACGCAATTGATGAGGAAGACCTGGCACGCGAAGTGGACTTCTGCCTGCGATGTGGCGCCCACGGACTCGTGTGGCCACAACTGGCTGCGGAATTCTTCCTGCTTTCAGAAGAAGAACGCATGCGCGGGGCAGAAGTGATCATCCGGACTGCGGCTCGCCGACGGCCAGTGGTGATCGGTGTACAGGAGCCTTACAAAGGTATTGCTGTCAATCTGGCGCGTCACGCTGAGAACAAAGGCGCCGATGCCATCATTGCCATTCCGCCGTTTGTTGGAGGTGCGGGACTGGAAATAGCGGCCGACTACTATCGCTCCCTGGCACAGGCAGTCCGGCTGCCGATCTTTGTACAGAACAGCGGCAGTCCCTGGGGGCCGGGTATGTCCACGGAATTCATCATTCAGCAGGCCAGAGAGTTTCCCCAACTTGCTTACATCAAAGAGGAAGTGAGCCCTGTGCCACATCGGCTCGAGGCCTATGTGAAGTCAGGAGCAATGAAGGGAATCTTTTCCGGCAGCGCCGGCATGAACTTGCTCAATGAAATGTCACGCGGATCGTCAGGTACCATGCCTGCGTGTAGCTTTATCGACATCAACGCGCAGATTTATGACCTCGGGGCGGTGGGAAAGGCAAAAGAGGCCTATGAGCTGTTTGCAAAGCTGCTCCCAATGATCAACCTGGAGCACACGTACGGGATGGTTTTTGCCAAGTCAGTTCTGGTTCGGCGAGGCGTTTTCAAGACGGCAAGAATGCGCCACAGCACAGGCCTGAAATTAGACCACTATGACGAAAAGGAGCTCGACTTCTGGTGGCGACGCTTGCAACCGTATTTCAGGGCCTATCGACGATGCACTCTTCAGGCGGATTTGCGCGCCGCAGTCAGGACCTCCCGCAGCCGTTTGCCAACGATGAGGTCTTCTCCTCGCTGA